The window CGGGTGATGGGGCTGGATTTTCCCAATCCCGTGGGGCTGGCCGCCGGTCTGGACAAAAACGGTGACTACATCGATGCCCTGGGGGCGCTGGGTTTTGGCTTTATCGAGGTAGGCACGGTCACGCCCCGGCCCCAGGCCGGCAATCCCCGGCCGCGCTTGTTTCGTCTGCCCGGTGCGCATGCTCTGATCAACCGCATGGGTTTCAACAACAAGGGCGTGAACCATCTGGTGGAGCAGGTCAGGCGTTCCCGCTTCGATGGGGTGCTGGGGATCAATATTGGTAAGAACCGGGACACGCCGGTGGCGCGCGCGGCGCAGGATTACCTCTACTGCCTCAGGAAAGTGTATCCCTTCGCCGGTTATGTCGCGGTCAATGTGTCTTCGCCCAACACCCCCGGTCTGCGCCAGCTTCAGGGCCGGGCGGCGCTGGAAGCCCTGCTGCGGGCCCTGAAAGCCGCGCAGCGCGAGCTGGCGGAACAGCACGGGCGCTACGTGCCCCTGGTGCTGAAAATTGCCCCTGACCTCGCGCCCGGGGCCATTGCGGATCTGGCCGCCGTGGTGGTCGCCCACGAGGTGGACGGGGTTATCGCCACTAACACCACGGTGTCGCGCGAAGGGGTGCAGGGGCTGGCGCAGGCCGCCGAGCAGGGCGGGCTCAGCGGAGCGCCGCTCAAGCACAGTGCTGATGACGTGTTGCGCGTCCTGGCGGGGGCTCTGGCCGGGCGGGCGGCCATCATCGCTGCGGGTGGGATCATGTGTGGGGCGGACGGGCGTGACAAAGTCAAAGCCGGGGCCGATCTTGTGCAGATCTACACCGGCCTGATTTATCGCGGCCCGGCCCTGGTCAATGAAGTGGTGCGGGCCGTGCAAGAGACGGTATAGCCCAAACGGGGCTACTTGAAGGCCTCCAGCGTTGCGTTGCGCCTGGCGGCGCACTGATAAAACACGTTGATGGCATAATCGTGCGGATTGCCGGACCACAGATACGCCCCGTAAATTACTTTCAGCAGACCGGACGAATAATGAGGGGCATTGACGCCCCTGATTCCCTGTTGGTACGCCGCCAGATGCAGCACCTTGTCGGGGGCCACGCCCAAACGGGAGTTGATGACAGAATCAAAACCCACCATGGCCTGGCCATAGCAGAGTTGGGTGTTGAGGTCTCGGGAAACGCCTTCAAAGCCGTGGGCGCCGGTGGCGGTGAAAGCCAGAGAGAGTGTTGCAGTGGCGAGAAAATGCTTCGCGTTCATCGGCACATCCTCCTAACTCGGGGCCGAACCGGCTGCGGGATGGGGCTGAACTTGAGCCGGACTTCCCTGTTTGTTTGCAGCCTGTACGGGTATCGGCCCGGTGGCCGGAAAAGTTGAGAGCACCGCGAAAGCTGTTTTCCTTTGCTAAAGTGTTACTCATCAAAGAATGTACGCCATGGGCCAAGTCCGCTGTCCTGAACAGGCAGCGGGAAACGCCTGTCACAGCTTATCCAGCGGTTATTTCATGTCCCAGACCACAGCCCTGCGTTATCGCCTCGAATTGAAGGCGCCCGAGGCTCATTTATTCCAGGTGAGCTGCATCGTCTCCCACCCCGACCCGCGCGGCCAGGTCTTCACCCTGCCCGCATGGATCCCCGGGAGCTATCTGATCCGCGACTTCGCCAGGCACGTGCAGCGCGTCTGTGCCCGGGACGAGCGGGGGGAACTGACCGTCACCAAGCTGGACAAACAGAGCTGGTGTGCGGCGCCCGCGCGCGGGGCGTTGACCCTGGTGTACGAGGTCTATGCCTGGGAACTCTCCGTGCGCGCCGCCCACCTCGATGCCAGCCACGCATTTTTCAACGGCACCAGCGTGTTCATGCAGGTGGTGGGCTTCGAACACCTGCCCTGTGAGCTGGAGCTGGTGGCGCCCGGCGGCGACAGGGCCACGGGATGGCGGGTGGCTACCACTCTGCCCCGGGCGGAGGCGCCACCCTACGGTTTTGGCACCTACCAGGCGGAGAACTATGGCGAGCTGATCGACCACCCGGTGGAAATGGGGCGCTTCGATTTGGTGACCTTTTACGCCTGCGGTTATCCCCACGATGTAGCCATCAGCGGCCGTCACCGGGCGGACCTGGACCGCCTCGCCCGCGACCTCAAGCTCTTGTGTGAACATCACATCCGCTTTTTCGGTGAACCGCCACCGGTGGAGCGCTATCTGTTTCTGGTGACCGCGGTGGACGACGGTTACGGTGGGCTGGAACACCGCGCCTCCAGCACCTTGCTGTGCAGCCGTGGTGATCTGCCTTTTCCCGGAGAGGCCGGAGTGAGTGAGGATTACCGCACCTTTCTCGGCCTGTGCAGCCATGAGTACTTTCACACCTGGCACATCAAGCGCATCACCCCCGCGGCCTTGCAGTCGGCCTCGTTGAGCGAAGAAGCCTATACCCGCTCCCTGTGGGCCTTCGAAGGTATTACCAGTTACTACCAGAACCTGGCCTTGTTGCGTTGTGGCCTGATTTCTCCCGAGAGCTACCTGGAACTTCTGGGCCGCACGGCCACCCGGGTGTGGCGCGCCCCCGGGCGTCACCTGCAGTCTCTGGCGGACTCCAGTTTCGACGCCTGGATCAAGCTCTACCAGCCGGATGAAAACACCCCCAACAGTACCGTCAGTTATTACAGCAAGGGCGCGCTGGTGGCCTTGTGCCTGGATTTATGGATCCGCCGGGAAACCCGCCACGCCCGTTCGTTGGATGATGTGATGCGGGCGCTGTGGCGGCGATATGGCCAAAGTGGCGCCGGTGTTCCCGAAGACGGCTTCGAGCGGGTGGCGGAGGAGGTCAGCGGCGTGGCCCTGGGAGACTTTTTCCAGCGCTATGTGCACGGCACCGGGATGCCCCCTGTGGAAGAATTATTGGCCCATTTCGGCGTGGGTTTTCACGTGCGTCCCGCCGAAGGGGCCGACGATCCCGGTGGGCGGCCCCTGAAGGAGAGCGGTGAGCGGCTTGCCCGCCGCGTCGCTTTGGGCATCCGCCTGGCGGAAAACCAGCAGGAGGCCCGTCTGGCCACAGTGCTCAGCGGCAGCGCCGCCGAGGCCGCGGGCCTGGCGGCGGGGGATGTGCTGGTTGCGCTGGACGGGCTGCGGGTGACGGCCCAAAATCTGGGCACCAGCCTGGCGGCTCACCGGCCTGGCGAACGCGTGGTGGTGCATGCCTTTCGTCGCGATGTCTTGCAGGAGTTCCTGGTGGAACTGCAGGCACCCGCCCTCGATACCTGCTACCTCAGCCTGACAGATCCGGTGGACGGCCCGGTCCGGGCACGCCGTTCGGCGTGGCTGGGGGCGGTGTGAAGCGCTGCGATTGGCTTGCATCGTGGCGGTAAACTCGGTAGCGTAGTCGTTTTAAGACTGAGTCTAATCTTTCAAGGAGTCACCTTATGTCCGTATTGGTCACCAGACAAGCCCCGGATTTCACCGCCGCTGCCGTAATGGGCGACGGCAGCATCAAAGAGGACTTCAGCCTCTCCGATCTGCGCGGCAAATACGTGGTGCTGTTCTTCTACCCCCTGGATTTCACCTTCGTCTGTCCCACCGAAATTATCGCCCACAACAACCGCGCCGTGATGTTTCGCGAGCGCGGGGTGGAACTGGTGGGCGTGTCCATAGATTCCCAGTTCACCCATCACGCCTGGCGCAACACGCCGGTGGACAAGGGTGGCATCGGCCCCATCAGTTTTCCCCTGGTGGCAGACATCAAGCATGAAATCGCCCGTGCCTACGGTGTGGAGCATCCCGATGGTGTGGCGCTGCGCGGCTCTTTCCTCATTGACCGCGACGGTGTGGTGCAACACCAGGTGGTGAACAACCTGCCCCTGGGCCGGGAAGTGGACGAAATGCTGCGCCTTGTGGATGCGCTGCAATTCGTGGAAGAGCACGGCGAAGTGTGTCCGGCGGGCTGGCACAAAGGCGAAAGCGGCATGAAGCCCACCGCCGACGGTGTGGCCGACTACCTCGCCGGCCACGCCAAGGAGCTCTGAGCCCGCCGCGTGCAGAGGAGATAAAAGGGGCGGATCACCGCCCCTTATTTTATTGCCAGGCCGGCCTGGCCTCCGGGCGTTGTCGTTGGGTGTGGGCGCCAGGCAGCATGGTGGACAGGCCAGCAGGGCAGGCACAACGACTGCCGCGGCAGTTACCTCAAGTCATCCACCACGGTGAATGCCGCGGGTTTCAGGTGGCCGCTGGAACGTCTGTCCAGCCCAGTGCCGGAATGAGCAGGCTGTGGCTGATCCAGGCGCCTGCCTTGGCGATCGAAGCATACGGAGATCCGTACACCACATGCCATATCTGCTTCTATTCGGTAGCAATTGACCATTACCATATTTATGGCTGTCTTACCGCCGCGCGGAAAATAAAAAAGGCAACATCTGGACCTTCTTTAAGACTGCCTTATTGTGGGTGAGGTCTGTCGGAATTTTTTACGCTCTTGTAAAAACATCACGCATTGGCTCAGCAAGCTCTTGATTCCTAAAAAATAGGAATAATTATTGCATGCAGGCCAACGAACAACAACTTCCCTTTAAGGAACTTGGCGAGAAATAAGCACAATTTACCAGCGAGGAGAGGATTGATGAGAGCAAAAATTACAGCCAGGATGGCGCTTGCCCTTTCGATGGGAGCATTACCCGCCCTAAGTCAAGCAACCGTTATCTCGTTTCAAGACGGGGTAAACGGCTATACCGCCACACAGGATGTGGAGCTGCGACAGGACTCACCCAGCACCAATTTCGGCTTTAACGCCAATATCACGATTGATGGGGATGATGCGTCAGGCCCACTTGATGATACCAACGCCCTCTTGATGTTTGGCGATATATTTGGTGGTAGCCCAAACCAAATACCGTTGGGCTCAACTATTAACAGCGCCACGCTGGAGCTCGAGCTTCATAACCCAGGAGACAACGTCAATATGCTGCGCATGCTGACTGGCTGGGACGAGAGCACTGCAACCTGGGACAGTCTGGGCAACGGTATTCAGGATACTCCAGGTGAGGCGGTATTCACTCAGTTACTGACCGGCCTTAACGGGAACCATGAGGATATCATCAGTATTGATGTTTCTGCCGATGTGTCTTTGTGGGCCAATGGTGCGGACAATTTTGGTTGGGGCTTTACGCCAACGGGTGACGACGGATTTGACTTTCATGCCAGCAATCACTGGAATGACGGCCATCTCAAACCGCGCCTGCTGGTTGATTACACTGCGCCGCAATCCAGCACTGTCCCAGAGCCCAGCACCATCCTGTTATTGGGGCTGGGACTGCTCGGTATTCGGGCTGGCCGCAAACGACGGTAATGCCCCTAAGGCGGGGGATCTACAGATCCCCTATCTTAGGACAACGAGACTTCCAGCGGGTGAAGGCTACGGGTACCCCCAAACGGGGTATGACCCAGTGCTTGCTCAACGATCGCCGCCAGGATGCCCGGCAAATCACGCGGCGGGCCGGGCTGGTCCGTCTTGATATCCCGGACTTCCACCCCGTTGGTAAGGCCAGTACCAGGCCGTCATCAGCAGCCGGTGACACCGGGGTTACGGGGACGAAGTTCGAGGCACCCGCCTGAGATGATCACCCGATAGTGCGCGCCCCTTGTGCGCCCAGCAGCAAACATCGAACAGCGCAGGTCGTGTTCCTCGCAGTATGCTTTCCGGGGCAGGTCCGAAGTCTGCCAGGCGGTGGCGTGCTCCTGCCGATAGGCCAGTGCGGTCGGTGGGTGTCATGGAGTTCTCCTGCATCGCAATGGGGCAGGAAAAAGTCTGTGTCAGGTGGTGTTCAGAAAACCGGTCGTCGTTCGTGGGCGCTCACACTCAAACTCTGGTCAGGTTGGCATAGCAGCCGCTGAAGAAGTGGCGGACTCTGGAGCGGGTGACTGTCACAAACCCGGGAGATTAAAGCGGCGAGGACTGGGTGGACCGGGAACCCGCCGGGCCGGGTGGCGCGCGACGGGAGCCTCGCCGTGGGCGGCGCTTCCCTTCTCATTGGCAGGACACGTCGTGCCGGTGTGAAGGCCATGACATTAGGAATTGTCTCAGGGCGTGTCTTCCGGGGCGGTTTCTTGTCCGGATTTTGCTGCTGAAGCCGCGCCCTGGTGCTGTTTCGCTGCCTTTTCTTTTTTATCCGCCCTGACCTTGCGGTAATCGACGATGTAGTAGATCAGGGCCCCCATCACCACGACCCAGGTGGCGCCGGCCACGATGCCCCAGTCGAACCAGGGCCGCTCATAGCCGGGTCGCACGCCCCAGAAGGGAAAGGTCAAGCCGGTGGCCACCAGCAGCAGCACCAGAAACAGGCCGATGAACCAGTAGGGGATTTTGTGATCCGAGGTCTGGTCCATTCTTTCCACCATTTCCCAGTCTTCCAGGCCCCGCTTGCGGATGCGCTCTTCCTCGCTGGCATAACCCAGGTGATCGGGCGCCGTTTCCCCCCATTTGGGGTCGACGGGGGTTTTGCCCACAGGCAGGTCTTTTGGTGTGTTGCTCATGATGTCACCCTTTTTCTACAAGATGCTGGAAACGAAAGCTTCCCTGCCAGCCGTCGGGGCCCGAGGCGCGCACCGTAATGGTATGCAGACCTTTAGGTAAGCCTTCCAGACGAAGGTTCAAATCCTTGCGGCCAACGGTGCTGAACTCAACCCGGTCACCGCTCAGGAAGTAATGTTCCGGCGGGACGCCTTCAACCTGCACCCGTATTTCGGCCGGGGCGTAGAGCTTGTTGGCGAGGTTGATACGGTAGTCCCTGGTGTGATCGCCGTGCAACATCTCCGCCCGGTAAACGGACAGGTGGTAGGGCTGGTATTGCACAATACCCCAGCTCAGCAGGCCCAGTGCCAGCGCCAATACCGGCAAAACCCAGCGTACCCGGCTCAGCAGCGAAGGGGAGGAAAAGCGCCCGTCATTGTCCAGCGCATCAAGGCGGCGGCCGAATTTGAAGCTGAGCAGGCCCGGCGTGCCGTTTTTCTTGTGCATATTGTCGCAGGCGGTAATGCATTCGCCGCAGTTGATGCAGGCATCGAAGGTGGCGGTTTGGCGCGGGTCGATGTCCACCGGGCACACCGTTACACAAAAACTGCATTTCTCGCAGTCCGCCTGGCGGGCGGCGTCGTATTCTATGTGCAGCGTTTCCCTGGTGCGGAACAAATGTTGCCACATGCGATAGATGCACATGTAGCGGCACACATAATGGCGGATCAGCGCGATATTGGCGCCGGTGATAAAGACAAAAACGGAATATATCCAATAAAGGGAGCCGGTGACCCGGGGATCCTCGCCGAAGCTCAGGAACGCCCACAAGGCGTCCGGCGGCAGGAAATACAGCATGGGCAACAGGGCCAGCAGCATGGACGCAGCCAGCAGCCTGAGGCCCAGCAGCAGCCAGTTGTGCCAGTGGTTTTTGCCGGAAGAGACCTTGGCGGCCTGGTCTTCGTCACCCCAGTTGATCAGGGCGCGCTTGCCCAGCAGTCTGGCGGTCACGCGGTTGGCCCAGGTGGAAAAGGTGTTCTGGGGGCAGGCCCAGCCGCAAAAAACCGTGCCCAGGGAGGAATACATGATGATCAGCAGGCAGGCGGCGGCGAGCCAGAAGCCGAAGACGATGAAAAAGTCAGAAAACCAGATCTCGTGGTTGAAGACCACGAAACCGGATGAGACGTCGATGCGGAACACGCCGGTGACCGGGATCAAAATCAGCAGCAACACAAAGCCGGTGCGGCTCATGCTGCGCAGAAGATCCAGTCTGGGCGTGCTCTTGGGCCGGCTGACGATGGGGATCTGCTTGAACGAGGGTTGACTGCTCATAGCGTGAAGAACACCTGTTGCAACGTGTACAATCCCGGCCATTGGCCCCGGTCTGCGGCGGACGCCGCTGTGCCCGCATCCGGCGAGGTGGCCAAAGAGGGGATTGAAGTGTTCAGATTCTACCAACTTTTAAACCAGCAAGGGGGACGGGCATGGGCGGACGGTTAGGGAAAGGTTTTCTGACGGCAGGGCTGGTGATGACACTGCTGGCCGCGGCGGCGTGTTCGGGCGGACCCGATATGGGCATGGCCCAGCGACTGGTGGCACAGTACTACGCGGCGATCAAGGCGCAGGATTTCGACGGTGCGGCCCAGATGTTTGCCGAAACGCACAATCAGCCCCGGGCCATGTGGGCGGAGGAGCTGAAGGATTACCATAAAAAACTGGGTGATCTGGAAAAATACCGGATCGCGGATACCGTGGTGAACACGGTATTTAGTGGCACGCGCTACATTTTCAAGGTGAAGACGACTTATTCCAAGCACCCG is drawn from Gammaproteobacteria bacterium and contains these coding sequences:
- a CDS encoding quinone-dependent dihydroorotate dehydrogenase, giving the protein MYPLLRFVLFRLDPETAHHLALSGLKLLARTGILRLCCGRRIVAPCRVMGLDFPNPVGLAAGLDKNGDYIDALGALGFGFIEVGTVTPRPQAGNPRPRLFRLPGAHALINRMGFNNKGVNHLVEQVRRSRFDGVLGINIGKNRDTPVARAAQDYLYCLRKVYPFAGYVAVNVSSPNTPGLRQLQGRAALEALLRALKAAQRELAEQHGRYVPLVLKIAPDLAPGAIADLAAVVVAHEVDGVIATNTTVSREGVQGLAQAAEQGGLSGAPLKHSADDVLRVLAGALAGRAAIIAAGGIMCGADGRDKVKAGADLVQIYTGLIYRGPALVNEVVRAVQETV
- a CDS encoding M61 family peptidase, whose product is MSQTTALRYRLELKAPEAHLFQVSCIVSHPDPRGQVFTLPAWIPGSYLIRDFARHVQRVCARDERGELTVTKLDKQSWCAAPARGALTLVYEVYAWELSVRAAHLDASHAFFNGTSVFMQVVGFEHLPCELELVAPGGDRATGWRVATTLPRAEAPPYGFGTYQAENYGELIDHPVEMGRFDLVTFYACGYPHDVAISGRHRADLDRLARDLKLLCEHHIRFFGEPPPVERYLFLVTAVDDGYGGLEHRASSTLLCSRGDLPFPGEAGVSEDYRTFLGLCSHEYFHTWHIKRITPAALQSASLSEEAYTRSLWAFEGITSYYQNLALLRCGLISPESYLELLGRTATRVWRAPGRHLQSLADSSFDAWIKLYQPDENTPNSTVSYYSKGALVALCLDLWIRRETRHARSLDDVMRALWRRYGQSGAGVPEDGFERVAEEVSGVALGDFFQRYVHGTGMPPVEELLAHFGVGFHVRPAEGADDPGGRPLKESGERLARRVALGIRLAENQQEARLATVLSGSAAEAAGLAAGDVLVALDGLRVTAQNLGTSLAAHRPGERVVVHAFRRDVLQEFLVELQAPALDTCYLSLTDPVDGPVRARRSAWLGAV
- a CDS encoding peroxiredoxin — encoded protein: MSVLVTRQAPDFTAAAVMGDGSIKEDFSLSDLRGKYVVLFFYPLDFTFVCPTEIIAHNNRAVMFRERGVELVGVSIDSQFTHHAWRNTPVDKGGIGPISFPLVADIKHEIARAYGVEHPDGVALRGSFLIDRDGVVQHQVVNNLPLGREVDEMLRLVDALQFVEEHGEVCPAGWHKGESGMKPTADGVADYLAGHAKEL
- a CDS encoding DNRLRE domain-containing protein, with amino-acid sequence MRAKITARMALALSMGALPALSQATVISFQDGVNGYTATQDVELRQDSPSTNFGFNANITIDGDDASGPLDDTNALLMFGDIFGGSPNQIPLGSTINSATLELELHNPGDNVNMLRMLTGWDESTATWDSLGNGIQDTPGEAVFTQLLTGLNGNHEDIISIDVSADVSLWANGADNFGWGFTPTGDDGFDFHASNHWNDGHLKPRLLVDYTAPQSSTVPEPSTILLLGLGLLGIRAGRKRR
- a CDS encoding 4Fe-4S binding protein, which gives rise to MAGIVHVATGVLHAMSSQPSFKQIPIVSRPKSTPRLDLLRSMSRTGFVLLLILIPVTGVFRIDVSSGFVVFNHEIWFSDFFIVFGFWLAAACLLIIMYSSLGTVFCGWACPQNTFSTWANRVTARLLGKRALINWGDEDQAAKVSSGKNHWHNWLLLGLRLLAASMLLALLPMLYFLPPDALWAFLSFGEDPRVTGSLYWIYSVFVFITGANIALIRHYVCRYMCIYRMWQHLFRTRETLHIEYDAARQADCEKCSFCVTVCPVDIDPRQTATFDACINCGECITACDNMHKKNGTPGLLSFKFGRRLDALDNDGRFSSPSLLSRVRWVLPVLALALGLLSWGIVQYQPYHLSVYRAEMLHGDHTRDYRINLANKLYAPAEIRVQVEGVPPEHYFLSGDRVEFSTVGRKDLNLRLEGLPKGLHTITVRASGPDGWQGSFRFQHLVEKG